From a region of the Mycobacterium sp. SMC-8 genome:
- a CDS encoding acyl-CoA dehydrogenase family protein, with product MDLTFDDATSEFQAEVREFLAANRDAFPTKSYDTAQGFEQHRRWDKALFDAGLSVITWPAKYGGRDASLLQWIVYEEEYFRAGAPGRASANGTSMLAPTLFAHGTEEQLDRILPKMASGEEIWAQAWSEPESGSDLASLRSTATRTDGGWLLNGQKIWSSRAVFGERAFGLFRSDPQAQRHKGLTYFMFDLKADGVTVRPIAQLGGDTGFGEIFLDEVFVPDRDVIGGVHDGWRAAMSTSSNERGMSLRSPARFLAPAERLVAQWKDNPDPAFTDRVADAWIKAQAYRLHTFGTVTRVSNGGELGAESSITKVFWSELDVTLHQTALDLRGADGELVDSVTEGLLFALGGPIYAGTNEIQRNIIAERLLGLPRK from the coding sequence TTGGACCTGACCTTCGACGACGCCACGTCCGAATTCCAGGCCGAGGTGCGCGAGTTCCTGGCCGCGAACCGGGATGCGTTCCCGACCAAGTCGTACGACACCGCCCAGGGGTTCGAGCAGCACCGCCGCTGGGACAAGGCGCTTTTCGACGCCGGCCTGTCGGTGATCACCTGGCCGGCCAAGTACGGCGGACGGGATGCATCGCTGCTGCAGTGGATCGTCTACGAGGAGGAGTACTTCCGCGCCGGTGCGCCGGGCAGGGCCAGCGCCAACGGCACCTCGATGTTGGCGCCCACACTGTTCGCACACGGCACCGAGGAACAGCTGGACCGCATCCTGCCGAAAATGGCCAGCGGCGAGGAGATCTGGGCGCAGGCGTGGTCGGAGCCGGAATCCGGCAGCGACCTGGCCTCGCTGCGTTCGACAGCGACCAGGACCGACGGCGGCTGGCTGCTCAACGGGCAGAAGATCTGGAGTTCACGCGCAGTGTTCGGTGAGCGGGCCTTCGGCCTGTTCCGTTCCGACCCGCAGGCCCAGCGTCACAAGGGTTTGACCTATTTCATGTTCGACCTGAAGGCCGACGGCGTCACGGTCCGCCCGATCGCACAGCTGGGCGGCGACACCGGGTTCGGAGAGATTTTCCTCGACGAGGTCTTCGTTCCCGACCGGGATGTGATCGGCGGGGTGCACGACGGCTGGCGTGCCGCGATGAGCACGTCCAGCAACGAGCGCGGCATGTCGCTGCGCAGTCCGGCCCGCTTCCTGGCCCCTGCGGAACGCCTTGTCGCACAGTGGAAAGACAACCCCGACCCGGCGTTCACCGATCGGGTGGCCGATGCGTGGATCAAGGCGCAGGCCTACCGCCTGCACACTTTCGGCACCGTCACCCGGGTCAGTAACGGCGGTGAGCTGGGCGCAGAGTCGTCGATCACCAAGGTGTTCTGGTCCGAGCTCGACGTCACGCTGCACCAGACCGCGCTGGACCTGCGCGGGGCGGACGGTGAGCTCGTGGATTCGGTGACCGAGGGTCTGCTCTTCGCCCTCGGCGGACCGATCTACGCCGGCACCAACGAGATCCAGCGCAACATCATCGCCGAGCGGCTCCTGGGCCTGCCCCGAAAGTAG
- the ectB gene encoding diaminobutyrate--2-oxoglutarate transaminase gives MSTPATIVRPEEPDLPAVYSSVESEVRSYCRGWPATMATAQGSWVTDTSGCRYLDFFAGAGALNYGHNNPILKEPLLDYLSSDMIVHSLDMATEAKTRFLETFERLILRPRGLDYKVQFPGPTGANTVEAALKLARKVTGRESIISFTNAFHGMTLGALSVTGNSMKRAGAGIPLVHATPMPYDNYFGGVTEDFHWFERVLDDSGSGLNRPAAVIVETVQGEGGLNVARVEWLRGLAELCQRREILLIVDDVQMGCGRTGPFFSFEEAGIVPDIVTLSKSISGYGLPMALTLFRRELDVWAPGEHNGTFRGHNPAFVTAAKALETYWETETFVEDTLAKGQRVRERLDGIAASHPGISARGRGLAQGLKFEDAALAGAACAAAFERGLLMETSGPSDEVIKLLPPLTTSEEELDTGIDILAESIAVTVA, from the coding sequence ATGTCAACTCCAGCCACCATCGTCCGTCCCGAAGAACCCGATCTCCCAGCGGTGTACAGCTCCGTCGAATCGGAGGTTCGCAGCTACTGCCGCGGCTGGCCGGCCACCATGGCTACCGCCCAGGGATCGTGGGTGACCGACACCTCTGGTTGCCGCTATCTTGATTTCTTCGCCGGCGCAGGGGCTTTGAACTACGGACACAACAATCCGATCCTCAAGGAGCCGCTGCTCGATTACCTGTCCAGCGACATGATCGTGCACTCGCTGGACATGGCGACCGAAGCCAAGACCCGCTTCCTCGAGACGTTCGAGCGGCTGATCCTGCGGCCGCGCGGACTCGACTACAAAGTGCAGTTCCCGGGACCGACCGGGGCGAACACGGTCGAGGCAGCGCTCAAACTCGCCCGCAAGGTGACCGGCCGCGAGTCGATCATCAGTTTCACCAACGCATTTCACGGAATGACGCTCGGGGCTTTGTCGGTCACCGGCAACTCGATGAAGCGCGCCGGTGCCGGAATCCCACTGGTCCATGCGACGCCGATGCCGTACGACAACTACTTCGGCGGGGTCACGGAGGATTTCCATTGGTTCGAGCGTGTGCTCGACGACTCCGGCAGCGGCCTGAATCGACCGGCTGCCGTCATCGTCGAAACCGTGCAGGGCGAAGGCGGTCTCAACGTGGCGCGGGTGGAGTGGCTGCGCGGGCTGGCCGAGTTGTGTCAGCGTCGTGAGATCCTGCTCATCGTCGACGATGTCCAGATGGGGTGCGGGCGGACAGGTCCGTTCTTCAGCTTCGAAGAGGCCGGTATCGTCCCCGATATCGTCACGCTGTCGAAGTCGATCAGCGGTTATGGACTGCCGATGGCGCTGACCCTGTTCCGCCGCGAACTCGACGTATGGGCTCCCGGTGAGCACAACGGGACCTTCCGGGGCCACAACCCGGCTTTCGTCACCGCCGCCAAAGCGCTCGAAACCTATTGGGAGACCGAAACATTCGTCGAGGACACACTGGCCAAAGGTCAGCGGGTTCGAGAGCGGCTCGACGGTATCGCCGCGAGCCACCCGGGCATCAGTGCCCGTGGGCGCGGGTTGGCCCAGGGGCTGAAGTTCGAGGATGCGGCGCTGGCGGGTGCGGCGTGCGCCGCCGCGTTCGAGCGGGGCCTGCTGATGGAGACCAGCGGTCCGTCCGACGAGGTGATCAAGCTACTACCCCCGCTGACGACATCCGAAGAGGAGCTGGACACAGGCATCGACATCCTCGCCGAGTCGATCGCGGTGACTGTCGCCTGA
- the fadD3 gene encoding 3-((3aS,4S,7aS)-7a-methyl-1,5-dioxo-octahydro-1H-inden-4-yl)propanoate--CoA ligase FadD3, giving the protein MTTAGGQERSDRERDRRRTTPAALDRIARELPDHDAVVAGGPQARTLTFSELRAEVRRAAAAMIDLGIKPGDRVAIWSPNTWHWVVACLAIHHAGGVLVPLNTRYTATEAEDILSRTGAPLLFASGEFLGADKAGSVDRDAVPALRHVVRIPIEKDDGSWHEFMGRGTDMDAVDERVAAVADDDVSDILFTSGTTGRSKGVRCAHRQSLDASAAWAACGEVSSSDRYLCINPFFHNFGYKAGILACLQTGATLFPELTFDPENTMRAVEQHGITVLPGPPTIYQTLLDHPKRAEYDLSSLRFAVTGAATIPVVLIERMQNELDIDIVLTAYGLTEAAGFGTMCRADDDAVTVATTSGRPIADFELRIGNQGEVLLRGPNVMLGYLDDPEATAVAIDAEGWLHTGDVGELDDAGNLKITDRLKDMYICGGFNVYPAEIEQVLARLDGVAEAAVIGVPDERLGEVGKAFVVLRPGVTLDEKTVIAYTREHLANFKTPRSVEFLDALPRNPGGKVVKPLLREHSERA; this is encoded by the coding sequence ATGACGACCGCCGGTGGGCAGGAGCGCAGCGACCGGGAAAGGGACCGGCGGCGGACCACTCCCGCGGCTCTCGATCGGATCGCGCGCGAGCTTCCCGACCACGACGCGGTGGTGGCGGGCGGCCCTCAGGCCAGGACGCTGACATTCTCCGAACTGCGCGCCGAGGTCCGCCGGGCCGCCGCGGCGATGATCGATCTGGGCATCAAACCGGGCGACCGGGTGGCGATCTGGTCGCCGAACACCTGGCACTGGGTGGTCGCGTGCCTGGCCATTCACCACGCCGGCGGCGTCCTGGTCCCGCTCAACACCCGCTACACCGCCACAGAGGCCGAAGACATCCTGTCGCGCACCGGTGCGCCGTTGCTGTTCGCCTCCGGGGAGTTCCTCGGCGCGGACAAGGCCGGTTCGGTAGACCGTGACGCGGTGCCCGCGCTGCGCCACGTGGTGCGGATCCCGATCGAGAAGGACGACGGGTCCTGGCATGAGTTCATGGGTCGGGGGACCGACATGGATGCGGTCGACGAGCGCGTCGCGGCGGTCGCCGACGACGACGTCTCCGACATCCTGTTCACCTCGGGCACCACCGGCCGCAGCAAGGGTGTGCGCTGCGCACACCGGCAGTCGCTCGACGCGTCGGCGGCGTGGGCGGCGTGCGGTGAGGTGTCCAGCTCCGACCGCTACCTGTGCATCAACCCGTTCTTCCACAACTTCGGTTACAAGGCCGGCATCCTGGCCTGCCTCCAGACCGGCGCCACCCTGTTCCCGGAGCTGACATTCGACCCCGAGAACACGATGCGTGCCGTGGAGCAGCACGGCATCACCGTGCTGCCCGGTCCGCCGACGATCTACCAGACGCTGCTTGACCACCCGAAGCGTGCCGAATACGACCTCAGCTCACTGAGATTCGCGGTGACGGGGGCCGCGACCATCCCCGTCGTGTTGATCGAGCGGATGCAGAACGAACTCGACATCGACATTGTGCTCACCGCGTACGGGCTGACCGAGGCGGCGGGTTTCGGGACGATGTGCCGCGCCGACGACGACGCGGTGACCGTCGCGACGACCTCGGGGCGCCCGATCGCGGATTTCGAACTGCGCATCGGGAATCAGGGCGAGGTCTTGCTGCGCGGACCCAACGTGATGCTGGGTTACCTCGACGACCCGGAAGCGACCGCGGTGGCGATCGACGCCGAGGGGTGGCTGCACACCGGCGACGTCGGAGAGCTCGACGACGCAGGCAACCTGAAGATCACCGACCGGCTCAAGGACATGTACATCTGCGGCGGCTTCAACGTCTACCCCGCCGAGATCGAGCAGGTGCTCGCGCGCCTGGACGGGGTCGCCGAGGCTGCGGTGATCGGGGTACCCGACGAGCGCCTCGGCGAGGTCGGAAAGGCGTTCGTGGTCCTCAGGCCCGGCGTCACCCTGGATGAGAAGACCGTCATCGCCTACACGCGGGAGCATCTCGCGAACTTCAAGACCCCGCGAAGCGTCGAATTCCTCGACGCGCTTCCACGCAACCCGGGCGGCAAGGTGGTCAAGCCACTGCTGCGCGAACACAGTGAGAGGGCCTGA
- the ipdE1 gene encoding acyl-CoA dehydrogenase IpdE1, whose amino-acid sequence MIEVQEFRAEVRDWLAENLVGDYAALKGLGGPGREHEAFKERLAWNRHLAAAGLTCLGWPEEHGGRGLSVAHRVAFYEEYAKANAPDKVNHLGEELLGPTLIAYGTPEQQKRFLPKILDVTELWSQGYSEPGAGSDLANVSTTAALDGDQWVINGQKVWTSLAHWAQWCFVVARTEKGSKRHAGLSYLLVPLDQPGVEIRPIIQLTGDSEFNEVFFDDARTDADLVVGEPGDGWRVAMGTLTFERGVSTLGQQIRYAREHSNLVELAKRTGAADDPLIRERLTRSWAGLKAMRSYALATMDVEGAASAAGKDSVSKLLWANWHRELGEIAMDVQGVAGLTLPDGEFSEWQRLYLFSRSDTIYGGSNEIQRNIIAERVLGLPREPKGA is encoded by the coding sequence GTGATAGAGGTCCAGGAGTTCAGGGCTGAGGTCCGCGACTGGCTCGCCGAGAATCTGGTCGGTGACTACGCCGCGCTGAAGGGTCTGGGCGGCCCCGGCCGCGAGCACGAGGCCTTCAAGGAGCGGCTGGCGTGGAACCGTCATCTGGCCGCCGCGGGGCTGACCTGTCTGGGGTGGCCTGAAGAGCACGGCGGCCGTGGTCTGTCGGTGGCGCACCGCGTCGCGTTCTACGAGGAGTACGCCAAGGCCAACGCCCCCGACAAGGTCAACCACCTCGGCGAGGAGTTGCTCGGCCCGACACTGATCGCGTACGGCACCCCCGAACAACAGAAGCGATTCCTGCCGAAGATTCTCGACGTCACCGAACTGTGGTCGCAGGGTTACTCCGAGCCGGGCGCCGGCAGCGACCTGGCCAACGTGTCCACCACCGCGGCACTCGACGGCGATCAGTGGGTCATCAATGGACAGAAGGTCTGGACGTCGCTCGCGCACTGGGCTCAGTGGTGCTTCGTGGTGGCCCGCACCGAGAAGGGCTCCAAGCGGCACGCCGGCCTGTCCTATCTGCTGGTTCCGCTGGACCAGCCCGGCGTCGAGATCCGCCCGATCATCCAGCTCACCGGCGACTCCGAGTTCAACGAGGTGTTCTTCGACGACGCCCGCACCGACGCCGACCTCGTGGTGGGGGAGCCCGGCGACGGGTGGAGGGTGGCCATGGGGACACTGACGTTCGAGCGCGGTGTGTCCACACTCGGTCAGCAGATCCGTTATGCGCGTGAGCATTCCAACCTCGTCGAGTTGGCCAAGCGCACCGGCGCGGCTGACGACCCACTGATCCGGGAGCGGCTGACCCGGTCGTGGGCGGGTCTGAAGGCGATGCGCTCGTACGCGCTGGCGACCATGGATGTCGAAGGGGCGGCATCGGCCGCCGGAAAAGACTCAGTGTCGAAACTGTTGTGGGCGAACTGGCATCGCGAGCTCGGCGAGATCGCGATGGACGTCCAGGGGGTGGCCGGGCTGACGCTGCCCGACGGCGAGTTCAGCGAATGGCAGCGGCTGTACCTGTTCTCCCGCTCGGACACCATCTACGGCGGATCCAACGAGATTCAGCGCAACATCATCGCCGAGCGGGTGCTCGGACTGCCCAGGGAACCCAAAGGTGCCTGA
- a CDS encoding ectoine synthase: MIVRTTDEITGTNRDVAAKHWRSKRIILADDGVGFSFHETTIDANSVSEFHYQHHVEAVWVVEGTGTLTDHETGEVYPLRPGTMYLLNGHERHRVTCETTMRMLCVFNPPVTGQEVHDENGAYPPAVRAS, translated from the coding sequence TTGATCGTCCGCACCACTGACGAGATTACCGGGACGAATCGCGATGTGGCAGCCAAGCATTGGCGGTCCAAGCGGATCATCCTGGCCGACGACGGCGTCGGGTTCTCTTTTCACGAGACCACCATCGACGCGAACTCGGTGAGCGAGTTCCACTATCAGCACCATGTGGAGGCCGTCTGGGTCGTGGAGGGCACAGGCACGCTCACCGATCATGAGACCGGCGAGGTGTATCCCTTGCGGCCCGGCACCATGTATCTGCTCAACGGTCATGAGCGGCACCGGGTCACCTGTGAGACCACGATGCGCATGCTATGTGTGTTCAACCCGCCCGTCACCGGCCAGGAGGTCCACGACGAGAACGGCGCCTACCCCCCGGCGGTGCGGGCGAGTTGA
- the thpD gene encoding ectoine hydroxylase, with amino-acid sequence MSSEHPSQSADRYPTRLDEQIDPITRAEPTVWGTSAHGPLAESDLQSMARNGYLVRSDTVEAAWLPALTAELDRVAATSDGQDPRIIREPGGSVRSVFQPHLFSDLIGEVVTLDTVLPVARQLLGSDVYLHQARINMMPGFTGTGFYWHSDFETWHAEDGMPEMRAVSCSIALTQNFPYNGSLMVMPGSHRVFYPCVGATPRDNHASSLVKQEIGVPSRATLTAAADRHGIEQVTGPAGTALWFDCNIMHGSGSNITPYPRSNIFLVFNSVQNRLVAPYRAETPRPEYLAARTSHPFSTPALAG; translated from the coding sequence TTGAGTTCCGAGCATCCCTCGCAGAGCGCAGACCGGTACCCCACCCGGCTCGATGAGCAGATCGACCCGATCACGCGCGCGGAGCCGACGGTCTGGGGTACATCGGCCCACGGCCCGCTCGCCGAATCTGATCTGCAGTCCATGGCGCGCAACGGCTATCTGGTGCGGTCCGACACCGTGGAGGCGGCCTGGCTGCCGGCGTTGACCGCAGAACTCGACCGCGTTGCGGCGACATCGGACGGGCAGGACCCACGGATCATCCGCGAGCCCGGTGGCAGCGTCCGGTCGGTGTTCCAGCCGCACCTGTTCAGCGATCTGATCGGCGAGGTCGTCACCCTCGACACCGTGCTTCCCGTCGCCCGTCAGCTTCTGGGTAGCGACGTTTATCTGCATCAGGCGCGCATCAACATGATGCCCGGCTTCACCGGCACCGGCTTCTACTGGCACTCCGATTTCGAGACCTGGCACGCCGAGGACGGCATGCCCGAGATGCGTGCGGTCTCATGCTCGATCGCGCTGACGCAGAACTTTCCATACAACGGCTCGTTGATGGTGATGCCCGGGTCGCACCGGGTGTTCTACCCCTGCGTCGGTGCCACACCCCGCGACAATCACGCGTCGTCATTGGTCAAGCAGGAGATCGGCGTACCGAGCCGCGCCACCTTGACCGCAGCCGCCGATCGGCACGGCATCGAGCAGGTCACCGGGCCCGCGGGAACCGCGCTGTGGTTCGACTGCAACATCATGCACGGATCGGGTTCGAACATCACGCCGTACCCAAGGTCGAACATCTTTCTGGTGTTCAACTCTGTGCAGAACCGGCTGGTGGCGCCGTACCGGGCCGAAACCCCGCGTCCGGAGTATCTGGCGGCTCGCACGAGCCACCCATTCAGCACCCCTGCCCTCGCCGGCTGA
- the ectA gene encoding diaminobutyrate acetyltransferase — MHGLVADTGVLDVNSTYTYLLMATDFADTTIVADRDGDLCGLITAYFPPARPDVLFVWQVAVAASARGTGLAGVMLDTLVDRVRRDRHGHPVTVEATVSPDNAASRAFFGAFARRHGVRIVEQPHFTSAQLDSGGNHEDEPLLRIGPLATPLVD, encoded by the coding sequence ATGCACGGTCTTGTTGCCGACACCGGCGTGCTCGATGTGAACTCGACGTACACCTATCTGCTGATGGCCACGGACTTTGCCGACACCACGATAGTGGCGGACCGGGACGGCGATCTCTGCGGTTTGATCACCGCCTACTTCCCCCCAGCCCGGCCCGACGTCCTATTCGTCTGGCAGGTCGCCGTCGCCGCTTCCGCGCGCGGTACCGGACTGGCCGGCGTCATGCTGGACACCTTGGTCGACAGGGTGCGGCGTGACCGCCACGGTCATCCGGTCACCGTCGAGGCCACCGTGTCACCGGACAACGCGGCCTCGCGGGCCTTCTTCGGCGCATTCGCCAGGCGGCACGGCGTCCGTATCGTCGAACAACCCCACTTCACCTCTGCTCAACTCGATTCCGGCGGAAACCACGAGGACGAGCCACTTCTGCGAATCGGTCCGCTCGCGACACCCCTGGTCGACTGA
- the kstR2 gene encoding TetR family transcriptional regulator KstR2, which translates to MSGEQAPQANTRRDELLALAATMFAERGLRATTVRDIADSAGILSGSLYHHFSSKEEMVDEVLRGFLDWLFARYQQIIETESNPLERLKGLFMASFEAIATRHAEVVIYQDEAKRLSSHERFSYVEERNKEQRKMWVDVLTQGIAEGYFRPDVDVDLVYRFIRDTTWVSVRWYQPGGPLTAQEVGQQYLSIVLGGITAGPTSKESSNG; encoded by the coding sequence ATGAGCGGTGAACAGGCCCCGCAGGCCAATACCCGTCGCGACGAGCTGCTCGCGCTCGCCGCGACGATGTTCGCCGAGCGCGGCCTGCGCGCCACCACCGTGCGTGACATTGCCGACTCGGCCGGGATCCTGTCGGGCAGCCTCTACCACCACTTCTCGTCCAAGGAGGAGATGGTCGACGAGGTGCTGCGCGGCTTCCTGGACTGGCTGTTCGCGCGCTATCAGCAGATCATCGAAACCGAGTCCAACCCCCTGGAGCGTCTCAAGGGCTTGTTCATGGCGTCGTTCGAGGCCATCGCGACCCGGCATGCCGAGGTGGTGATCTATCAAGACGAGGCGAAACGGTTGTCCTCACACGAGCGGTTCAGCTATGTCGAGGAACGCAACAAAGAGCAGCGCAAAATGTGGGTCGACGTGCTCACCCAGGGTATCGCCGAGGGTTATTTCCGGCCTGACGTCGACGTCGACCTGGTGTACCGGTTCATCCGCGATACCACCTGGGTGTCGGTCCGCTGGTACCAGCCCGGCGGACCGTTGACCGCGCAAGAGGTGGGCCAGCAGTACCTTTCGATCGTTCTCGGCGGGATAACCGCCGGGCCAACAAGCAAGGAGAGCAGCAATGGCTGA
- the ipdF gene encoding (5R,7aS)-5-hydroxy-7a-methyl-1-oxo-2,3,5,6,7,7a-hexahydro-1H-indene-carboxyl-CoA reductase translates to MTDLSVAPPEIEGHGLLKGKVVLVTAAAGTGIGSTTARRALLEGADVVVSDYHERRLGQTRDELAALGLGKVDSVVCDVTSTEAVDALISSTVEKAGRLDVLVNNAGLGGQTPVIDMTDDEWDRVLNVTLTSVMRATRAALRYFRDAPHGGVIVNNASVLGWRAQHSQSHYAAAKAGVMALTRCSAIEAVDYGVRINAVSPSIARHKFLEKTSSSELLDRLAEGEAFGRAAEPWEVAATIAFLASDYSSYLTGEVISVSSQRA, encoded by the coding sequence GTGACCGATCTTTCTGTCGCGCCCCCCGAGATCGAGGGCCACGGCCTGCTCAAGGGCAAGGTCGTGTTGGTGACCGCCGCGGCAGGCACCGGCATCGGGTCGACGACGGCTCGGCGCGCACTGCTCGAAGGCGCCGACGTGGTCGTGTCCGACTATCACGAACGCCGGCTGGGGCAGACGCGTGACGAACTCGCCGCGCTCGGGCTGGGCAAGGTCGACTCGGTGGTCTGCGACGTCACCTCCACCGAAGCCGTCGACGCGCTGATCAGCTCCACGGTGGAAAAGGCCGGCCGGCTCGACGTTCTGGTCAACAACGCCGGTCTGGGTGGCCAGACCCCGGTCATCGACATGACCGACGATGAATGGGACCGTGTGCTCAACGTGACGCTGACGTCGGTGATGCGTGCGACGCGCGCCGCGTTGCGCTACTTCCGCGACGCACCGCACGGCGGCGTGATCGTCAACAATGCCAGCGTGCTGGGTTGGCGCGCACAGCATTCCCAGTCCCACTACGCCGCGGCAAAGGCCGGTGTGATGGCCCTGACTCGTTGCAGTGCAATCGAGGCCGTCGACTACGGGGTGCGCATCAACGCGGTGTCGCCCAGCATCGCCCGGCACAAGTTCCTGGAGAAGACCAGCAGTTCCGAGCTGCTGGACCGGCTCGCCGAGGGTGAGGCGTTCGGCCGCGCCGCCGAGCCGTGGGAGGTCGCGGCCACCATCGCGTTCCTGGCGAGTGACTACTCCAGTTACCTGACCGGCGAGGTGATCTCGGTGTCGAGCCAGCGCGCATGA
- the fadA6 gene encoding steroid 3-ketoacyl-CoA thiolase FadA6: MAEAYVIDAVRTAIGKRNGSLAGMHPVDLGAAGWRGLFARNDVDPAAVDDVVAGCVDAIGPQAGNIARLSWLAAGYPEEVPGVTVDRQCGSSQQAISFGAQAILSGTADLIVAGGMQNMSQIPISSAMIVGEQFGFTSPTNESKSWLHRYGDQEISQFRGAEMIAEKWDISREDMEQFALTSHQRAQAAIRAGHFENEIIPVDVDGGSFAIDEGPRDTSLEKMAGLKTLVDGGRLTAAMASQISDGASAVLLASEKAVKEHGLKPRARIHHISARGADPVFMLTGPIPATRYALDKTGLSIDDIDTVEINEAFAPVVQAWLKETKADPDKVNPNGGAIALGHPLGATGAKLFATMLNTLERTGGRYGLQTMCEGGGTANVTIIERL, encoded by the coding sequence ATGGCTGAGGCGTATGTCATCGACGCTGTACGCACCGCGATCGGCAAGCGCAACGGGTCGCTGGCCGGCATGCATCCGGTCGATCTCGGTGCGGCGGGATGGCGCGGCCTGTTCGCGCGCAACGACGTCGACCCGGCCGCCGTTGACGACGTCGTCGCCGGCTGCGTCGACGCAATCGGCCCGCAGGCCGGCAACATCGCGCGGCTGTCCTGGCTCGCCGCCGGCTACCCGGAAGAAGTGCCCGGTGTGACCGTCGACCGCCAATGTGGTTCCAGCCAGCAGGCGATCTCGTTCGGTGCACAGGCGATCCTGTCGGGCACCGCTGATCTGATCGTCGCCGGCGGAATGCAGAACATGAGCCAGATCCCGATCAGCTCCGCGATGATCGTCGGCGAGCAGTTCGGATTCACTTCTCCGACAAACGAATCCAAGAGCTGGCTGCACCGTTACGGGGACCAGGAGATCTCGCAGTTCCGCGGCGCCGAGATGATCGCCGAGAAGTGGGACATCTCCCGTGAGGACATGGAGCAGTTCGCACTGACCAGCCACCAGCGCGCGCAGGCCGCGATCCGGGCGGGCCACTTCGAGAACGAGATCATCCCGGTCGACGTGGACGGCGGCAGCTTCGCGATCGACGAGGGCCCGCGTGACACCTCGCTGGAGAAGATGGCGGGCCTGAAGACCCTCGTCGACGGGGGACGGCTGACCGCGGCGATGGCGAGCCAGATCTCCGACGGCGCCAGCGCCGTACTGCTCGCCTCTGAGAAGGCGGTCAAGGAGCACGGCCTCAAACCTCGCGCGCGCATCCACCACATCAGCGCCCGCGGCGCCGATCCCGTGTTCATGCTCACCGGCCCTATCCCGGCCACCCGCTACGCGCTCGACAAGACCGGGCTGTCGATCGACGACATCGACACCGTCGAGATCAACGAGGCGTTCGCGCCGGTCGTACAGGCCTGGCTTAAGGAGACCAAGGCCGACCCGGATAAGGTCAACCCGAACGGTGGCGCGATCGCCCTCGGCCATCCGCTCGGCGCCACGGGCGCAAAGCTTTTCGCCACGATGCTGAACACGCTGGAGCGCACCGGCGGGCGCTACGGCCTGCAGACGATGTGTGAGGGCGGCGGCACCGCGAACGTCACGATCATCGAACGACTCTGA
- a CDS encoding acyl-CoA dehydrogenase family protein, protein MNFEIDEQQRDFAASIDAALGAADVPAAVRAWGDGDTTPGRKVWTQLGELGVTALMVPERFDGIDAHPVDLVVALERLGRWNVPGPVAESIAVAPALLAGHEDWAERSSALAAGELIATVAAPPLVPRAVNADSAGLVLLAEDGSVSDASVGAEHASVDPSRKLFDVSASGEAKAADVSRAFELGALATSALLVGAAQAMLDASVAYAKQRSQFGTVIGTYQAIKHKLADVLIAVELARPLVYGAALSLADGSADTARDVSAAKVAAADAALLSARSSLQTHGAIGFTQEHDLSLLLLRVQALRPAWGDPTWHRQRVLEALTK, encoded by the coding sequence GTGAATTTTGAGATCGACGAACAGCAGCGCGATTTCGCCGCGAGCATCGACGCCGCGCTGGGCGCTGCCGATGTGCCCGCCGCGGTGCGGGCCTGGGGTGACGGCGATACCACACCCGGTCGCAAGGTATGGACCCAACTCGGCGAGCTGGGTGTGACCGCGCTGATGGTGCCCGAGAGATTCGACGGCATCGATGCCCATCCGGTGGACCTCGTGGTGGCACTGGAGCGTCTCGGCCGGTGGAACGTGCCGGGACCAGTCGCCGAGTCGATCGCGGTGGCTCCGGCGCTCCTCGCCGGCCACGAGGACTGGGCCGAGCGCAGCTCCGCGTTGGCCGCCGGCGAGCTGATCGCCACCGTCGCCGCGCCGCCTCTGGTCCCCCGGGCCGTGAACGCCGACAGCGCGGGGCTCGTTCTGCTGGCCGAGGACGGCTCGGTCAGCGACGCGTCGGTGGGCGCCGAACACGCGTCGGTGGACCCGAGCCGGAAGCTGTTCGATGTCAGCGCGTCCGGTGAGGCGAAAGCCGCCGACGTGTCCCGCGCATTCGAGCTCGGCGCGCTCGCGACCTCGGCTCTGTTGGTGGGGGCGGCACAGGCGATGCTGGACGCGTCGGTGGCGTACGCCAAGCAACGCAGCCAGTTCGGCACGGTGATCGGCACCTATCAGGCCATCAAGCACAAGCTGGCCGACGTACTGATCGCCGTCGAGCTGGCCCGGCCGCTGGTGTACGGCGCGGCACTGTCACTCGCCGACGGATCGGCAGACACCGCGCGCGACGTGAGCGCTGCCAAGGTGGCGGCCGCGGACGCCGCCCTGCTGTCGGCGCGGTCGTCGTTGCAGACCCACGGGGCAATCGGTTTCACCCAGGAGCACGATCTGTCGCTGCTGCTGCTGCGGGTTCAGGCACTGCGTCCGGCGTGGGGCGACCCGACATGGCACCGGCAGCGAGTCTTGGAGGCACTGACCAAATGA